Within Hydractinia symbiolongicarpus strain clone_291-10 chromosome 11, HSymV2.1, whole genome shotgun sequence, the genomic segment AGGTGATGGCTTGTTGACAGCTTTGAATGTGAAATAGTCAGTATTCGGATTCCATAACATACCAAGTACTCTTTCAGTCGGTAATTTGTTTAGGTCTAGATTGACGTTGATTACGGTTTCGGTATTTGGAAAACACTTAAGAATTTCACAAGAATTTGAAAGCCATTTTGTTAAACGAAAGCCACAACTTTTCAAGGCTTCTGTCACGGTTTTTGCAATCGATACGGCTTCGTCTACTGTTTTCATGGAGTCCAGATAATCATCCATGTAAAACTTTTTCGTGATAGCGTCTACGATTTCGCGATCGTGGTCGATACTAGTTTGTCAAAGAGCGTAATTCGCGCAACAAGGTGAGTCTACTTCACCAAATAAATGTACTTGCATGGCAGTCATCAATGTTGTCGCTAGTGTCTTCTCCCCAAACGAAACGAAGAGAATCTTGTTCTATCCTTGATACTTTGACCTgatgaaacattttttcaatGTCAGCCATAATTGCGTAACGATAAGTACGGAATGTGAGTAATACAGATATTAGGCAGCAAGTCTGGGCCGGGCAACAAGTTGTcgtttaaagacaattaattctgatatatatcacaaccaaatctcggtagaggttaagggaaatagcaaagcatggttttttttgttatgtggtgtcattcgtaaagagtgagccaatgacataaatttttaggatttacgtacagggcactttgattacactcataagcgcaagaaatgcacacaaattttggtacttattacaaaaataccactgggtttgtttacaaaagagaacagtCTCGACGTTGTTttatgttgttcttacaggtagcttagctacccaGCTACATtaaggattaaactagcatttattacttaatactcagtaaaataggtcaagtttaaatattaatttttttcgctatagctagctagactaagtatgaaaggacaaggctgagctttttagctgggtttaaaatcaaaacttaagaggaaaattacatcgcagtttttaaaattatattacacataCTACAGAACACCTGCGGGAAATctcattgttcatcaagttaccccatatgggtaatatggaagatttcttcataaaaaacctcagaaaccttttcaagtggattactttcacattaacaaaaattgaaaatttttaagatgaacttttgcgattttgtcatttataagtttttaaatttctcgctggaaatttataaggtttaaaacccatgtcgcacagtaactttttcgtcCTTATCATAATGTGATATACATAAGCTATGgaacaacttttgcaggaaaagaaaaacacataaatagaaaaaggttgttataaaaataatataaattaatttcaaaccgattagtccctgcagccattttggtgtcagcagtatgaaaaactatgctaaaaccataataagtaaaagtcctattacttcagtaaaaattgaaataatgacttgaaacttagtattatatgtttttagaccagtttgatgaaatgaacccaaaaaatttttttgctactaTTATAGTTCTTGAGttcctgaatttagccatttttggggACTCCGATAAACCTTTTTTGAAAGCATAttattttgacaagccatgtgtacagataacattcaaagtgattctcaggatttaaaataattcaaacagataaaatgtgtcccaggtttaggaccatataccttatccagctctataaatacaaagttgttagaagttatttttttgtccacctggatctgcaacacgtttacttgcactaatcgctcagcctggtgccactcacaattaatttttgaatatctacaggaacttattatgcaaaatgaaaaatgctaaacaactgtatttgctttgcagaagtaacaataggcttcatcataagtcctgtgaatgttggttgaaaaatgTATTATACCTTTATGCTATAAGcactccactggatttgtaacacattacactaagtgtcctccgtatgacacagtttaccctttactaagtcttaacctggacAGAGACTTTACGTCTTCCGGCTccaagcgaatattacttctggctatactttccaaaattttgttatttcataaaagaaacctgaaaatctacaaatatttatttatgaaaaacagGTTTCTgttcgataaaagaaacctgaacatttgcagaaatttatttatgaaatataggtttctgtttgtcgtgacaacatatttaaccaacatgcaatgccttgcacacctaactagctatatactcaagtcttgactgttcactgttatgggaggtccaaattgCTAGCaagtagctatctttatttaaaatgacagaatgccttgaaaaatcttttgtataGCTAGCCTCATAAAactaatatatttagctcttgtactttatcacttaattatttaataacaaatgtgcccctgaagtgctggcatggtattagctaggtagcttaaaatcacaaaataaatattatccagatgtcaccatccctcatcatcagacatcagaaaggcgtttctgttctttacttctcattctggggtacctcaaattcttgtaaatccaatgaaaaaaaattactaagacTTTCTCTCCTTTCCCTTGCACGACTCATGGCATTTCTCAGCATGTCTTCAGTTCGAAGCCACGATTCCTTAGCTTCAACTGCGTCtcgttcacaagtttcagcgctagccaatgcgatggacaacgtcgaggaaccctgggtaactttgaaaaaatgtggttctgccttatgattttcagatttttgctgctgatatcagcatattttagcccttgagtgccacacctccgtatatataggagttaattatctttaatgaAATACCTTTGTACTTTGCAGCTGCGTCAAAGACTACACGAACTTTTGCAGGCTTGTTAGGATGGACAACACCATGATGTGGTATGTAGTTGGTGATATTGGATGTTTGGTTTTTCTCAAAGTCTGAAAGCTTTCTCGCATGTCCAAGAGCGATATATTCCTTGACTTGTAATCTGTAATTTTCTGCTAAAATTGATTGCTTGCTCAGTTTTCTTTCGTTAGATTTCAGACGTTGGACTGCTAATTCCCTGTTGTATGGTAATTTTGGTTTCTCATCTTTCCACAATAAACCTACTTCAAAATGACCGTCTTTTATTTTCGTGGTCGACTTAAGTATGTGTGACGCATGTTTTTCGTCTTTCGTTAGTAGGTCTGGATGGAGTGGAGGCTTTGTTCCATATGACTCGATTTCCCAAAATCTTTCTACTGCTTTAGTGAGATCATACGTATCAGTTTCTAATCGATTAATATtggtaaatatgtttttatttttcccaCCAAATAGGATCCAACCAAGTTGCGTTTTAACAGCTACTGGTTCGTTGTGTTTTCCTACTCGATAATCGTGTTGAATATGAAGTGATGGTGTATCAATTCCAATAAGTACTGTTACTCTGTCGTCGTGTAAGGTTGGTATATCGATGTCTTTTAAAtgaacatatttttcttttaaatctgCGATGTTTCGTTTTTTAGTAGGAGTGTTAAGATCTGGTACAACCCATGCTTTTTCGATTCTGATTTCTTCTTTTAGATTGGTAGGGTGAACATTAAATGATACGATTTTTGATTTAAACTTCTGTAAATTCGATAGGATCGTTGATACTCTTAACGGTTGCTCCTTCCCACCTTATCCAAGTTTCCGTGCTGTTTCTTCGCAAATTAAGGTGCTATCTGATCGACTATCTAGAATAGCGTTGGTTGTTACTGTTTTGTTGTTATGAGTTACGGTAACGGGATAACTTGAAGATAGGTGTCAGTTGTGGTACGAGATCGGGTGATTCTTGCCTCAGGTTCATTCTTTGtatcttcattttcattttgttgtGGCGTTCCTAAATTCAGCAGGGTGTGGTGACGTTTTCCACATTTATCTTCTCGACACCTCTTCCTagatttacattttattttgtgaGAAGGTGAAAGACAATTGAAGCAAAGTCCCTTTTCTAAAACAAACTTCCTACGATCTGCCATCGGTTTTGATTCGAATTCTCTgcacttaaaaacaaaatgattttctgAACAAATCCAACACTTCGTACTGCGTTCACTACCTGCACCTGTTGCAAATGTTCTCACTCTTTTCTCATCTCTCTTCGACTCCTTTCCTTTTTTAATCTTATTCTGTTCCTGATCTGCGATTAAATTTGCTATTGGATTGAATTGCTCTAATAACTTCCAACTCAATCATTTCTCAAAGTCAATCAAATTAATGCTATTCTCACTCGTAATTTTGCCTTTCGAAAATTTGTAAAACTGATTGCGAAAGTGATGAGGTAATCTAGCTACAGCCTTTGCTAAATTCTCAGTTGAATTAATAGCAGATTTGTAGCCCATGGAGATTAGCCAAGTATTATTAGAATTAAGAAGCTGCTGATATCGACGAAGAGATGTTCTGTCGCGAGGTGGTATTTGAGGAAGATCAAGaacgttttttaatttaaagtatGATACAACACAAGGATTACCGAAGTCACGTTATAATGGTTTTAATGCAGATGCGTAAAATATGCCACTTGCACCAATCGATTACACCGTCTTCTTAGCCTCACCGTCCAATACACTAATCAACCTCTCCATCCTTGTGTTATCGTCAAAGAAAACCTTCAGGTGTACTCTAGATTTAAAGTTTTCCACAAACTCTGGCCATTTATTAGGTGAACCATCGAACCTAAACAGATCAATAACTGGTAGATTCCTTGATTCATACTCCCAACGAAGTACCCTAGCGGTAGTTATCGCATTCGCATCTTCTATAATGGTTTCTTGTCCTTCAATAAGATCGTCAATAAATTTATCAATCGGTTGATAACGagatttatcgatattttccgGATTATTGAAGACATTTTTTTCGACATCTTTTAGTTCTGAACGGTTCGTTTTAGATTTATCCTGATTTAAACATGGAAGTAATTTAGTCTGATCTTTATATGAATGTTGATTGACTGACGAAGATGCATCAGACGGTATATCATCGATGTTGAAGAAGTGACGGCTTTTTGTTGAATGGTTTGATGAAGACGAAGAATGTGGTTTAGAATAATGTTTGTTGATGTCACTAGGAATAACGAAAGTAGTGTCGCTTTTAGGATGTTGTAGAGATGATACGTCTATCTGAGATGAAATATTTCTCTCTTCTCTGTCAATTCTGATATCTAATATTCGAAGGTTTTCGGTGGTTGGTACATAATAAGACGAGCTTTTCCTCTCTCTAAATATTAATGGCTGTGTAATTTGCGATCTAACGGACATATCTTCTGAAGCAACATGTTCTTCTATTATACTCTCTCTTAATCTGGCGATTTCAGCTTTATCTTTCACTACGTTCAACCTTTCTACTATTTCGTCTCTCTCTAgcattttcttttgttccaATATTTTAAGCTTTATCTCTCTCTTCCGTTCTAATAAATTTAACTTCCTTTTTAGCTTTTCCTCCGCAAGTTTCGCCTGTAACTGAGCCTCAGCAGATTCAGTCTTCCTCTGTAGGAGCAAGTTTAAAGATGATGTCGATTGGGACTTACTATGATGGCTTTTTTGACTGCTGCGAGAAGAGTGATGATATAAACTGGAATGCCTGGAAGATCTAGAGTGATTTGAAGGTGATCGATGCGACGACGAACGGTGACGTGAGTCCTGACTTCTGGCATTATCAATTTCTAAATTATCATCAGCGTtagaatgttaaaaatattcctcACAAACCGATTTTATTTGgtcgatttttattttttgctgtcTTAAAATGTTGGTTAGCAGCCTCACTCTCTTCCGTGGAGACCAGATTATTATGCTCAAAAGTTATTTGTTCAACTATTCCGAGTGTCTCATTAAGTTTATTTGACATGTTAACTATCTTTGAATCTTTATTTTGCTCTGTTAGAAGGAGTGATAAACGATTAATTATTTTAGTTATAATGCCAATATGACCACTTCGACTAGTCCTTAGAgaatttactttttcatttaaaactccGGTTGAGTTAACGGTAGCTCTAACTCGAATCAATTGCTAATGTTTCTATCTATCTGCTACTAATGATGTTTCTAACACTAACGATCCATACAGATAAAGTGGTTAAAACAGATTAAATGATAAGATATGAAACACCCAGCCAGGACTGTGATAAATTTGTCAAGCGAAAGTTTAcggtaaaataataaataagaatCGGTAAATTATCGTGATGCGATGTAGATCGGTTCGACTACTATGAAATGTTTTGTGCGCGGACGATACACAAGAAAGCAGACGCAACTATGCGAACACACGGGGGCGGTAGAATAAAATACGGTACATCGGTCGGTCTAGTACAGTATGATGATGACGTTTCATAGCTTaaatacaaacagaaaaaatacaaagatacaaaagGATAAGCACAACATATATAAATTCAAATATAGCCTGTGTCGATAGACATACTATTACAcgtacaaaataaaacatgaaacactAACTATTGCGTTGTTTACTGCGCTTGCTTCCTTTTTGCTGCTTGAAGAAACTCTTTACGTTAAGATTTTAATCAAGAACTACGATATATTCGATTCTCACTTTTACCACACGCTTGTCCTATTAGTACGGAGATTAGAAACAATGCGAAAAGTGcgcaaaaaaactataaaaacccaattaaaattaatgtgacgTGACGGGTCTCCATCTCCGAGACGGATCTTCATCGTTTATGTTCAAAACACCTTATCTTCTCGGATTTGTTCCAGATCATATAAAGACACCGGAAATGTGTGCCATGGCGGTTGGGGAGTATCCCGGGCTACTCGAGTTTGTTCTGGACCATTTTAAGACCCAAGACATGTGTATCAAGGCTTAACAAGGACCATGGCGATTCAAGCATGTTCCAGACTGTTTTGTTACCAGGGAAATGTATCACAGCATGGCTGGGGAGGAACCTGAGCTACTCGAGGACCATCGCTTGAGAAAAACGTGGAAGTATAGGATTAAGAGGGAGCTTCTTCCAGTAGCCTGGCATCCCGATAGAGTCATGGACTGGTGTTTTTCAGAGGACGAAAAGAATGATCTTGATATATTGTGGAGTTAAATTTAGTGGTTGGCCAATCGAATAGGGGGATTCCTCTACTCGATGAGCTTTTTATCCAGAGTATGAGCAGTTGAGTAGGGGCGAATGGACAAATAAACGATGAACGAACAATGCGATGAATGTGAAAAAATCCTCGATGAATACGACCGGTGCCTGCAATGCCAACGGAAGCTCCTTATACACGGCAAAATGCTGTGCTGGTCTTGTTACTACATGTATATCACGTATAACGGCGGCCACTGTCCATGTGCCCGACTCTAGTTGAGCCCCAATATTACCAAAATAAAAGGATGTTTAAATTTGGTACAGAGACTGCTAAATCAAAAGACTTTTATACCAAGGATGCTCCATTACATATCAAGAATGTGAACATTAAGAATATAGTGCTAAGTGATCTAATTAATACCAACAAAGGCAGGGATGAACGCGTTATTATTGGATATAAAAATGATGGCAAGATCAGTTATCTAACTATTAAAACACACAGGGATCTATATTCCAATGGCGTCTCGCGCTACGATGACGATAAAGAAAACTCACTTACCATGTCATTCGACATCTACGATAAATCCCGATGGCTGGAGAAGTTTAATACCATCATAGATAAAATACAAGCCTTGAAAGAAGTAAACTTTGATAACCAACCCGTTAAAAATGGTAAATATATTACCACAAAAGTGAAAGAATGGGAAGGCAAGATAAGACCGGATTTCAATCCTAAAGAAGTCCCTTCAAAGGAAAGCTGCAAGTGCCAGGCCATTTTCAAACTTGCGAGCATTTACAAGCATGGTTCAAAACATTATATGCAGATCACACTGGAAGAATGCAAGTATAAAATCGAGGAATTCAAGCCAACCATCTACTTGAATTCGGATGATGATTCGGATGATGAATTAATGcattagacaaaaaatgctCTATATGGTTGTTCCCAACCATATAAACATGTTCATTACCGAATTAAAAAAGGAAGCCAAGGCGTTAGGTATCCGTAACATTTCAACCATGAATAAGGCCACCCTTATCGAGGCGATTCGTAAGGTTAAATACAAGGATGCTTTCACTCAAACCGATGGACCATACTGCGAACCATGTTCATTGATAGCATTGAATAAACGTCTTGAACAATATTCGAGAGACCCTAAGGAGAAGCGTAGACGAGTGAGATATGATGGAGATTTACTGATTGACGCAGATACTGGAGAATTGCTCAATTAATTTAGTATGTTGTTCAACATACTAGACCATGTATATTCTTATGAATACGCGGGTGGTTCCTCTAAgtaccgctgacatactgcgcaCATTGAAGTTTTTTGAGCAGTTCATCTTTCGCCTCCTCACGCCCTTTCGCTACAAGCTGCTGTCGCTCCCGTTCGTTGATAGAGTCCACGATTTTGCGTGTTTGTTGTCTGATCTGCTCCTTCAGATCATATACTTCTGTTTTTCCTGTATGATTAGGCTGAACTCGTGGTCGCTAATCAAACAATTCTCCACAGCTCTCGATATCAAGTCAACGATAGAGTTTAATTTGGTTTCCGCCAGTAATCTTATGCTTTCATGCTTTTTACTCTTAGTATTCAGTCTCTTCCCAGCATTCCGTAGACCAGCTTGCCCCAACCCTACGGCAATCGTAATTCCACCCATGGCTGCGGCCAATGGTACACCAATTCTGGATATCATACTTCCAGCCCCAACACCCGAAGTAATGACACTTACGGCCAGCAGACCATGATCAGTGTATCTAACCCACGTACcgtgcattttaaactttttggcaAGCTTTtcccgctctttaatctcaTTACGTAGATATTGTTCCACTTCTTCGATCTTCTTCAGTCTATAGACTTGTAAACTGTCCTCCGTACCCCCCGGAGGTGCAGAAGGCAAAGGCGGGTAAAGCTTTATAATGTCTGtcatatttattctatgagtaaatgcatcgtTATTCCCATGAACAAGACATTCTTATCTTAGTGATACTCATCCGTGAGCATGAATTCCAGCCAGTCTGTTGAACCTTTAAGGGGAAGGTATACAGGGTTATCGAAACTCCACATCAACATATCTCCCCAGTTAGTTAACTCCTTTGTTGCAAGCAAATAGtatcttggattttttttcCATTAAGAAGGCATCTTTCCTCATCGAGTTGGTGGGAAGTGAGTTTCCATCGCTGGTAAACATCAGTCCTATAGTAGCTATCATGGTCGCCCTCGGTAAACATTGACTTGGTATCAAAATTATACCCCATAAGATCCGTGTTTTATCGACTATCGCAACATACCCCTTACTACTCTGACTTTACAGACTCCGTTTCTCAGTACGAAAAGTTTGATTCTGTCCCCTGATTGACCGTTGATGATATTCACCAAATCCTCCATCCTATACAGACCCTTCTCGATCAAGATGAGCGCTTCAAAATCCCCAACGCTAAAGTCCCCATCATTGGTCGACCCAGGCGtcgctttataaatgttatttcgttcttttttttgaaaaggttcAGCCATGTAGGTCGAATGCTGATCGACTTCAGggcaatttttgtgttctgctctagtcctcaaatatcgtaggtTTCTCCATATCCGTAACATGTAGCtgcttcatgtttctttaagaaacatgaacatttactcgtataacccaaaggcaaagtacaagtccaacagaggtgagtggcctctcggtgtaactaacttggagcatcaggacc encodes:
- the LOC130613459 gene encoding uncharacterized protein LOC130613459, which codes for MGYKSAINSTENLAKAVARLPHHFRNQFYKFSKGKITNQEQNKIKKGKESKRDEKRVRTFATGAGSERSTKCWICSENHFVFKCREFESKPMADRRKFVLEKGLCFNCLSPSHKIKCKSRKRCREDKCGKRHHTLLNLGTPQQNENEDTKNEPEKFKSKIVSFNVHPTNLKEEIRIEKAWVVPDLNTPTKKRNIADLKEKYVHLKDIDIPTLHDDRVTVLIGIDTPSLHIQHDYRVGKHNEPVAVKTQLGWILFGGKNKNIFTNINRLETDTYDLTKAVERFWEIESYGTKPPLHPDLLTKDEKHASHILKSTTKIKDGHFEVGLLWKDEKPKLPYNRELAVQRLKSNERKLSKQSILAENYRLQVKEYIALGHARKLSDFEKNQTSNITNYIPHHGVVHPNKPAKVRVVFDAAAKYKGFFYRTETCFS